The Paenibacillus dendritiformis region GCACCCGATCGGCGCCCACCGCGTTCAGCGCTTGCTCTACCTTCTGTCGCGTGATGCGCGGATCGTTCAGGCTGACGTTGCTCGCAATGGTTCCGGTGAACAGATAAGGATCCTGCAGCACGATGCCCATATGTTCCCGAATCCATTGCTTCGGCACCGAGGTCGTCGGCGTGCCGTCGATTCGAATCTCGCCGCGCTGCGGGTCATAGAACCGGAACAGCAGGTTCATAATCGAGCTCTTCCCGGAACCGGTATGGCCGACGAGAGCAACCGTCTGGCCCGGCTTCGCTTCGAAGGAGATGTCGCGCAGCACATAATCTTCCTTGTAGGCGAAGGAGACCCGATCGAACTCGACATGTCCCTTGTACCGGGGCATCGAGCCTTCGTCCAGCGGCTCGCCCGGTTCGTCCATCAGCTCGAATACGCGTCCTGCGGATACGAGGGAGGAGTCGAGATTCGCCAATTGGTTCACCATGCCGGTTATCGGCTGGAAGAGGCGGTTCAGCAGGTCGGCGAAAGCATACAGCACGCCGAGCGTGATGACGCCGCTGGCGCTCAGCGACGCTCCGCCAAAAAACCAGAGCACGACCGCGAATGCGATATTCCGCAGCACATTCACCAGGTTATGGGACGTGAACGCGTTCAAATTAAGCATTTTGTTCTGATAGGATAAGTACTCCTCGTTCAGCTCCTCGAATTCATTCATCGTATCCTTCTGGCGGCGGAAGGAGCGAATGACCGGAATCCCTTGGATGGATTCGTTAATCATGGCATTGATGGAGCTGAGGCGCGAACGTATCACTTTGTTGTATTTCGTCGCAAATTTGCGGTACAGCACAATCCACAGATAGATAAGCGGCAAAATGAACATGCAGATAAGTGCAAGCTTCATGTCCAAAATGAATAAGGCGACATAAATGCCGGTAATCGTAATGATCCCGGACGTGAAGCTCTCCAGCACGGACAAGAACAGATCTTTGACCGATTCGGTGTCATTGGTGACCCGAGAGACGACTTTGCCGGCAGGCAAATTATCGAAGTACGGAATCGGCAAACGCTGCACATGGGCATACACATCGCCCCGCAGCTTGCGGATGACCCGGTTCGCCGCCGTCTGCAGCCCCATAATCTGGCCATAGCTCGCTACCACGCTGACCAGCAGCAGGCCGACATAGAGCGCCATATTTTGAATAATGCTGACGATCTCCGGCTTGTAGAACGTGAGCAGTTGGCTCAGGCTCATTGGCGACGCCGGAACGGACCAGGTATCCGTCCCGTCACGAATGGTCAGCATGCCGCCCTCGAACTGGCGATCTCCCATCTCGGAAGGGATCGGTCCATCCACGAAGACGAACTGCGTCCCGATCTGGAGAATGCGGACCTGGTCTCCCTTCGCTTCTCCCTCCTTGAAGCGATCCTCCCGCTTGAAGTGGCGTCCTTCATACAGAATGGCGCCATTCGCTTCCGCGGATGTCTCGTAGTACGGCTTCTCGATCCCGAGAATATGCTTATCTATTATATTTTTTGCAATGAACGGCCCGGACAGCTCGGCGGCGACGGCCACCGTGAGCATGAGCAGACCGATGATAAAGCTCGTTTTGAACTGCAGGGCGTATTGCCACAGGCGCTTGCCGACATGTCTCGGATTCGACGGCTGTTGTTCTGCTTCCATATATGAAATCCTCCCGTAATCGTAATGCCAGTGCGCAGGGACGGACTAGCCGGTCCTACAGCCCGGATTCCAGCTGCTGGCGCTCGTACTGTTCCTTGTACCAGCCGTCCTGCTTCAGCAAGTCGTCATGAGTGCCTTCTTCGATGATCTTGCCGTCATCGAGCACGATGATCCAGTCGGCATGCTCCACGGCGGACAACCGGTGCGTCGTAATCAGGGTCGTCTTGCCCGAGCGCTGCTCGCGAATGTTGCTGATAATATTCGCTTCCGTGCGCGCGTCGACGGCGGAGAGCGCATCATCGAGAATCAATATTTCCGGATCCTTGATGAAGGCCCGCGCCAGCGAGACCCGCTGCTTCTGGCCTCCGGACAGGGCGACGCCCCGCTCGCCGACCAATGTCTCCACCCCGTGCACCAGCGTAGGCACATCATGGGTGAAGGAGGCGGTCTCGATCGCGTTCATCACGTCGTCGTCGCCAGCGCCGGAACGGCCGAATAAGATGTTCTGCTTGACCGTCTTGGAGAACAAAATCTGTTCCTGCGGCACATATCCGATCCAGCTGTGCAGCCGATCAATCGGAATCTGCTCCGCCGGGATGCCGTTAATGCGGAAGCCGCCTTCCCCGACCGGATATTCCCGCAGCAGCTGCTTGACGAAGGTCGACTTGCCGCTTCCGGTCCGGCCGACGATGCCGAGCGTCTGTCCCTTGCGAAGCGTCAGGGCGCCGAGATCCAGGTTATCTGTCGTCGAAGTCGGGTAGCGGAACTTGTAGTTGCTCCACGTCATCGTCTCCGGCACAGAGACATCCTTCGTATGCTCGCCGTCCTGCACGTCCGGCGTATAATTCAGCACCTCGTTGACCCGATCGAGCGAGGCGTTGCCCCGCTGCATCACGTTAATCAGATTGCCGATAGCGAACATCGGCCAGATCATCATGCCAAGGTACATATTGAATGCGAGCAGCTGCCCGAGCGACAGCTCGTTATGAATAATGAGGTAGGCGCCGTAACCGAGCCCGATCACGTAGCTCAGACCGATGAACAGCCGGATCGTCGGATCGAACAGGGCGTCGACCCGGGCAACGGCCAGGTTCTTGTTATAGACGTCCTGGGTAATGTCGCGGAAGCGGCCTTCATCGGAGGTCTCCTGCACGTAGGCGCGGATGACCCGCACGCCGCCGACCGACTCCAACACTTGATCGTTCATATCTCCGAACGCATCTTGAGCGATCATGTAGCGTTCATGAATCTTTTGGCCGAACACATTCATGGCGATGGCGATGAACGGGAGCGGCAGCAAGGCGGCCAGCGTCAGCTTCCATTGAATCATGAACATGGCGAACAGCACGATGACGAGGAACGCAGTCGAGTCCGTCAAGGTGAGCATGCCGAATCCGGTCGTCTGCGACACGGATCGAAGATCATTGGTCGCCCGGGCCATCAGGTCCCCGGTGCGGTTTTTCTCGAAGAACGGCGGCGTCATTTTGAGGAAATGACGCATCAGCTTGGAGCGAAGCTTGCGCTCTACCAGGTTCGCTCCGCCGAAAATCTGATACATCCACACATACGTAATGGCGTAAATGACGACCATCGTACCCAGTATGAGGAGAAGATAGTACGTCAATCTGTCCCATGTAATGGCCCCGCGTACGATGTCATCGATGGCTTGCCCCAGGATGCGAGGGGGGACGAGCTCGATGATGCCGACTACGATCAGCATCACGACACCTACAATGTATCTCGTCTTATGTTCTTTGAAGAACCAGCCGAGCTTGAATAAAACCGATAGCATCATGTCACTTCCTTGTCTCTTTTGCAAAATGGGAAAACAAAAAAGGTATATCGTTCGTGAACGATATACCTTGGGTTGCGTAAGGCGATATGTACGAGCGACGTGGCGCCCGCATGACAGGGAAGCGGAATCGGCTTGCACATTATCGGCAAGTTCGAAGGACAGCGAGTGATCGGATCACTTCGCCGCGCTTCCCGCTTCAGAATTGCGCTCTTCTCCTCAACAAGGAGGGGAGCAGCTTCCGGCAGGGCTCCTGCGATATGAAGTTCGAGTCCGCGCCGCATGCGCCGCGTGCGCCATAACAATTGCATTACGCATTGGATTTACCTGCCTTTCTGAAGTAGTATGGATAGGCCGAGCGTATCACGCTCTACCGTATCTGATTGTAGATTCTAGCATCGAGCTTCCGGCATTGTCAACCATTTTCTTGAAATGAACGGCCGCGTGCCGTGTTTGCGCACGTCCCGGAGCTATCTCCATTGCCGGATCGTCCGCTTTCGTCGTATGATGGAAAGTGGCAAACAAGCGGACGGTGTCTCAGCTGGGCAAGGAGGGACAGACCTTTCCGGTAGTGCGGCCGGGCGTCCGAACGGTCATCCCGGGAACGGGTGGATCGGCCGTGCCAGGTCACTTCAGGAGCGGCCCAGCAGCAGCGACAAAATGCCCGCCGCGATCAGCGGCCCGACCGGAACGCCGCGGAACAGCGCGACGCCGAGCACGGTCCCGATGAGCAATCCGGCGACGATGGTTGGCGATTGCGTCATCAGATGCGCGCCCCGGCCGCCCAGGTAGGCCACCAGCATCCCGATCGCGACGGCCAGGAGCGACTTCCAATGCAGGAACGATTGCAGAATCGTCTCCATGGACATGGAGCCGCTGGCGATCGGGGACATGACCCCGACGGTAAGTATGATAATCCCGATCGTGAGGCCGTATTTCTCTATCCAGGGGAACAGGCTCTGCAAATGGGTGACGCGCAGCAGCAGCAGGATGACCATCGCGATCGTGACGGTCGAGTTGCCGCTGATGATGCCGAGTCCGGCCAACCCCAATAAAATAAGCGAAGAAATATCTAATTGCGCCATTCGAATCGAAGCTCCTTTCAGTTCGTGTTCAAAAAGGCCGGTTTTCAGCACAGACAGCACAAGGATAGCATATTTAACCAAACTTGAAAATGAAGCAAGCCATCGGAGGTGGAGGTTATGATTAACACATTATTGCTGACCGGCTTCGATCCGTTCGGGGGCGAAGCGATCAATCCGTCCTGGGAGGCGGTGCGCGCGCTCGACGGCTCGACGCTGGGACGATACCGGGTGCAGGCGGCGCAGCTGCCGACTTCATTCGCGCGGGCCGGTGTGACGCTGCGCGAAGCGATGGCCGTCTGCAATCCCGCGGCCGTCATCTGTGTCGGACAAGCCGGCGGCCGCCCGGACATCACGCTGGAGCGCGTAGCGATCAATTTGGCGGATGCCCGCATTGCGGACAATGACGGCGATCAGCCGACGGATGATGAGGTCGTGCCGGGCGGCCCTGCCGCGTATTGGACGACACTGCCGGTGAAGGCGCTGCGGCGCGCCGTGCTGGAAGCGGGCATCCCGTGCTCGGTGTCGTATACGGCCGGGACGTTCGTCTGCAACGCCATTTTCTATACGCTGATGCATGAGTTGGCCCGCCGGCAGGAAGCCGAGCGCATCCCGGCTGGATTTATCCATATCCCATTCTTGCCACGACAGGCCGCGGCTTATCCCGGCAAGCCAAGCATGTCGCTGGATGCGATCGTGGAAGGGCTGCGCACCGTCATCCTTCACGCGGATGCGGAGGAGGAGCGGGGCAGCAGCGCGGGGACTTTGCACGGCTGAGCCCATAAGGGAAGCGGAGCGTCACGCCCTGCATCCCCGCACGTTGACCGAATAGGCACGCATGCATCGTTGGCTGAACAGGCAAGCCAAAAGGGGCCCAAGCGGGCCCCTTGCTTTATTTCAGATCTTCGATAGAGTTGATGTCCATATAAGCCGGAACGACGAGACCGATTTTGGTGCCGTCCAGGTTCGGACCGAGATCATCGATTTGATCTTTGAATTTGTCATAATAGTCTTTGTGCGTCGTTGGAAGCCATGCAGCGACAATCGCATCGACATCCCCGTTGGCGACGCCCGTCCACATCGGACCGGCTTCGACCTGGAGCAGATCGACCTTGTAGCCGAGCTTCTCCTGCAGCACGTATGCGATGACGTTCGTGCTGGCAATCTCCGAATCCCAGGCTACATAGCCCAGCTTCAGCTTCTTGCCGTCAACAGGCTGTGCGCCCTCGATCCACTTGTCAGCCTTGTCCGCATTCGCTTCGACCCATTCTTTGGCGGCTTCTTCCGGGTTCTTGCCGTCGTGAACGGCAACCATCACCTGCGCCATATCGTCTGCCGTCCATTCGAACTGATCGAGCACCTTATGCGCGTTCGGATCGTCTTCCTTCAATCCTTTCCGGGCAATCGTGTGGATCTGCTCATCTCCGCCGTAGACGCCTTTCGGATCCTCCAAATATTTCAGGTCGTATTTGGCGAATTTCCAATGCGGCGTCCAGCCCGTAATAATAATCGGCTCCTGCTTCTTGATAGCTTTGTCCAGGGCAGCGGTCATCGCGGCGCCGGAGCCCTCGATGAGCTTCCATTTGTCGAGGCCGTATTCCTGGAGCGCTTGCTCTGTCGCCTGCATAATCCCGGCACCGGCGTCGATGCCGACGATTTTGTAATCGACGGACTCGCCTACGCTTGCCGACTGGCTGTCGCCAGAGGAAGCCCCGTCCGTGCCTCCGGATGGGCTGGAGGAACCGGAACAGCCTGCCAGCGTCCATCCGATCATCGCGATAAGTCCCAACAACATCCAACGTCTCGTTCGATTATGCTTCATGCACATCACGCTCCTTGTTTTTTTGATTTATTTTTTTTGAAACTATGCTGAGAGAACCGGTCCAAAATAATGGCGAGAAGCACGACAGCGAGGCCTGCCTCGAAGCCTTGGCCGATCTTCAGCTGGGTAACGGAACGATAGACTTCGGCCCCAATCCCTTGGGCGCCAATCATGGAGGCGATGACGACCATGGACAGCGACAGCATAATCGTCTGGTTCACGCCGGCCATCAAGGTCGGCATGGCAACCGGAAGCTGCACCTTCCACAAGGTCTGCATCGGCGTGGAGCCGAAGGCGGAAGCGGCCTCCATCATGTCTTCAGGCACTTGGCGAATGCCAAGCTCGGTCAGCCGGATCGTCGGCGGCACGGCGAAGATAACGGAAGCAATGACGCCAGGCACGATGCCGAGTCCGAACAGAAATACGGCCGGAAGCAAATAGACAAAGGCGGGCATCGTCTGCATGAAATCGAGCACCGGCCGCACAATCCGGGATACGCTGTCCGAACGTCCGCAGGCAATGCCAAGCGGAATGCCGATAACGATAGACAATATTGTCGATACGATGACGAGGGCCAGCGTGCTCATCGTCGGCTCCCAATAGCCGAGCGCTTCAATGATGAACAGTCCGATCAAGGTCAATAAGGACAAGGACCAGCGTCCGATCAGGAAGGCGAGCACAGTGAAGATCGCAATTAAAATGTAGGCAGACGGCCAGGTGAGCAGATCGGTAATGCTTTCGACACTGCGTTCGATTATTTTGGATAGAAATTGGAAGAACCCTTCGGCATTCGTTCCGAGCCAGTTCACTCCCTCTTCGACCCAATTACCTATCGGCAGTCGCATGCGACATCACCATCCCTTCCGTGTCTGTAGCGGCTGCATCCGTTCCAGTCGTTCCGTCCGCTCCGTTCGTTCCATTCGGCACATTGCCGGCCAGCGCGCCGAGAACCGCTCCACGCACGATCGCGCCCATCAGCTTGCCGTCCGGCTGGACGACCGCGATTGGAAGCTTGGCTTCGCCCGACAACGCGAACAGATCGTTCAGGAGCACATCCGGCGATACGGTAGGGACGTCGGTGAACATGACTTCCTGCAATGACTGGCCGCCGCGTGCCGCCTCACTGGCCTGCTCGGCTGTAACGACCCCTTGAAGAGACTTATCTTTGCCCACGACGAACAGGGTTGAGATGCCGATATCCCGCATGAGCTGCAGGGCGACGCGAGGTCCCCGATCAAGGGATACCGTCTCCGGCCGGCGCATGATGTGCGCTGCCGTCAGCACTTTCGATAAGTCCACTCCTTCAACGAATCGCTCCACGTATTCGTCTGCCGGATCCATCAGCATTTGTTCCGGGGTGCCGATTTGAATCAGCTTCCCGTCTTTTAATAACGCGATTCGATCTCCGATGCGGAGAGCTTCGTCCAAATCATGGGTAATAAAAATGATGGTTTTATGCATTTTTTGCTGCAATGCGAGGAGTTCGTCCTGCATATCTCGCCGGATAAGCGGATCGAGAGCACTGAATGCTTCATCCATCAGCAGAACATCTGGATCATTGGCGAGCGCTCTGGCCAATCCGACCCGCTGCTGCATGCCGCCGCTCAATTCGTCGGGATATTTCTGCTCCCAGCCGTCGAGTCCGACCAATCCGAGAGCTTCCCGCGCTTTGCGGTAGCGTTCTTCCTTCGCCATTCCTTGAATTTCGAGGCCGTATGCGGCGTTGTCGAGGACGGTGCGATGAGGGAAGAGTGCGAACTTCTGGAACACCATGCCGATCGTCTTGCGGCGAACTTCCCGCAGTTCGGACTCGTTCAGCTTGGAGATGTTCCGATCTTTTAACCAGATGTCTCCGTCCGTCGGTTCGATAAGACGATTCAGCATCCGCACCAGCGTGGACTTCCCGCTGCCGGAGAGGCCCATGATAACGAAGATTTCGCCTGGCTCGACGGAGAAAGAGACCTGATTGACGGCAACAGTCGCTTGTTTTTCTGTGGCGAGCCGTTCCCGGGACCACCCTTGCTTCAGCAGAGTGAGCGAGCGTTGCGCTTGCGGACCGAAGATTTTGGTCACTCCGTTGACTTTAATGATAGACAATCGTTTCACCTCTCTTGTCTTGCCCGAATTCGTTTTTCCAACGCTTTCTATTGTAACCTTTGAAAATTTTCAATAACAACCTTCAAAACCGTTTGTAAATTACGTTCAGTAAAAACTGTACAAACTTATGCTGTCATATGCTCATCTTTCCTAAAGAATGCTGACCTATCCGGTGCTTTACTTTTGAATCTATCTCTCATACAATGTTCGATGACGCCTTGTACCGTTAGGAGATGCGGGATTGCCGAGCCGTCCCGAGTCGACCTCATCTTCCTCTATTAATCAATGACTACGGTATCGTTCATAAGGAGTCGAATAACTAGCAGCAGCCAGGTTCGGCACAGGAGGAATTAGCACATGGCAACGTTCGCGCAGTTGACGCAGGAACAACAAGGGGCGGTGGAAAAAGCTCGCAATCGTGTCATAGAAGCGATCGGTCAAAATATGGACCTATACGGAATGACTCAATCCACAGGCCATTTGTACGGTTTGTTATTTTTCAGCGATCATCCGATGACGCTGGATGAGATGGGCAAGGAAATGGAAATGAGCAAGACGAGCATGAGCACAGGGGTCCGTACACTGGTGGATATGAAGATGGTGCACAAGGTATGGGGCAAAGGCACGCGGAAAGACTTGTACGAAGTGGAGCCGGACTGGTACCAGACATTCGCCGATTACTTCGGCATCAAGTGGCGCAAGGCCATCGAAGTGAACTTATCCGCCATCCGGCGTTCCAAGCGAGAACTGGAGAACCTGCTCGCGGCCCATAGCGAGGACGAGATGCTATGCGGCATCGTTCAGGCGGATATTGCCAAGATGCAGGAAGCGGAACAGTATTACCACTGGCTGGATCAATTAATAGACGCATTGGAGAGCGGCGAGATCTTTCGCTTCATCCCGAAGCCGGGAACTCCTGAATAAACATAATGTTCGCTGACAAGACGGCCGAAAGCCGTCTTTTTTTTATGAATGGGTACCTCTTTGTCTCTTATGATCGCTATCCCCGTGGCGCAGGAGAGTTGAGTTATCCCCGTTCGTGCTTATGCTCGCTATCCCCGTGGCGCAGGAGAGTTGGGTATCCTCGTTAATGCTTATGATCGCTATCCCCGTGGCGCAGGAGAGTTGAGTTATCCCCGTTCGTGCTTATGCTCGCTATCCCCGTGGCGCAGGAGAGTTGGGTATCCTCGTTAATGCTTATGGTCGCTATCCCCGTGGCGCAGGAGAGTTGGGTATCTTCGTTAGCTCTTATGGTCGCTATCCCCGTGGCGCAGGAGAGTTGTGTATCCTTGTTCGCTCTTATGGTCGCTATCCCCGTAGCGCAGGAGAGGTTGTTATCCTCGCTCGCTCTTATGGTCGCTATCCCCGTCGCACAGGAGAGGTTTGTATCCTCATTCGCCCTTATGATCGTTATGCCCGTGGCGCAGGAGAGTTGGGTATCCTCGTTCGCTCTTATGGTCGTTATCCCCGTCGCACAGGAGAGTTGTGTATCCTCGTTCGTGCTTATGGTCGCTATCCCCGTGGCGCAGGAGAGTTGTGTATCCTCGTTTGTGCTTATGGTCGCTATCCCCGTCGGACAGGAGAGGTTGTTATCCTCGCTCGCTCTTATGGTCGCTATCCCCGTCGGACAGGAGAGGTTGTTGTCCTCGTTCGCGCTTATGGTCGCTATCCCCGTGGCGCAGGAGAGTTGTATATCCTCGTTCGCCCTTATGCTCGCTATCCCCGCGGCGCAGGCGAGTTGTGTATCCTCGTTTGTGCTTATTGTCGGTATCCCCGTCGCATAGGAGAGTTGGGTATCTTCGTTCGCTCTTATGGTCGCTATCCCCGTGGCGCAGGAGAGTTGTGTATCCTCGGTTCGTGCTTATGGCCGTTATCCCCGTAGCACAGGTAAGCCGAAGCATTCTTCATTCGCGCTTAGGATCGCTATTCCTATGGAGCGGGGAGGAAAGAGAGCGAGTTGGCCGTCCTGACCTGACGGGATACTGAACATAAGCCACGCTAGTGGATGGTCCGTCCTGAACAGACGGGATACTAAACATAAGCCACGCTAGTGGAGTGGTCCGTCCTGAACAGACGGGATACTGAACATAAGCCACGCTAGTGGAATGGTCCGTCCTGAACAGAGGGGATATTGAACATAAGGAACAACAGATAAGGAACAATAGTGGAGCTGGTCGCCCTGAGGGAACGGGAGATTGAGCATAAGGCACACGACAGGGTACAGGATATGCAGGAAGTCCTGAGCGGTTGGGAGAAAGTCTATAAGAGTACGAATGGAGCTTCGAGCTGCATGACGTTTGATTGATTAAGTCATTTGAATGAATTATACTCATTTTTATGGAGGAGTAGAAATTGAATTCTAAATTAAGCAGCGATAAGAATAAACTGAATGAAGACACAACAAAATCTCGCTTATTAGACGCTGGGCTTCGTATTTTCGGATTGCACGGCTATGAAGGCGTGCGTACGCGCACGCTGGCGGATGAAGCGGGTGTAAACCAATCGGCGATTCCTTATTATTTCGGCGGCAAAAAAGGGTTGTATCTAGCGGTGGCTCATCGTTTGGCAGACACAGTCAATGATGATTTTTTAAAAAAGGCTTTACAAGAGACGGAAGGAAGCGAGAAGCTGTCAAAAGAAGAAGCCGCGAAATCGCTTAAATCGGTCATGTCGCAATTTTCGAAAGCGATGATTGGGAATGCGGAAAACAATATAAGAAGCGTTTTTATTGCAAGGGAGCAGCTCCAACCTACAGAAGCTTACGACATCTTGTACGATAAATTTTTCCAGCCGCTGCACCATATCATTTCCGTGTTGGTCGGGAAATTAATAGATTTGGACGAAAAAGCTCAAAAAACAATTTTAATCGCTCATGCCATCGTCGGACAATCGGTTGCCTTCTCGGTAGCCAAGGAAACCTATCTTCGGCGCCAAGGGATTACCGATTTGGACGAAGCCCATGTTGCATTAATCGCCAAGGAGCTTGGCGAGATGTCGATTCGCACATGCAGCGGGTATCTTAATGAAAAGGGTACGTAAAAGAAGAAACTTCATTTCTTCTTACGTACCCTTCATTCCTTTTTACCAGGTCGCTCTCATGAGATGCGTAGAAATTGTATTGAGTTCAATTCCCCTGTTTGGACCTACAATCACGGTTCCGCCAAGATTGATCACCTTCTTGCCAATCGCGCAATTGGGTTCAAATGCAAATACCATCCCCGCCTGCAGCTCAGTATCTAATCCGATAGAAGGGATTGGCAGTACTTGACCATATTCTGTCGCTTCAGGCAGGCGGGCAATCTCATCACCAACTCCGATAAGACCAAAAGGACTAATGGAATGAATAAGAGGGTGAACATGCCAGCCGCCTGCCTCGCGCATCGGTTCCTTCATTGCTTGGACAACATCTCCGAAGGTAGTGCCGTGCCGCAGCGCCTTCACTCCGTTTTCATAAGATTGTCTTGCTGCCGCAGCTGCCCTCTCGAAATCCGGATGCACTCTTCCTACGGCTATCGATGGTTGATGCTGCGTTTCCAGCATTCCAAATGATGAAAACACTTCCGCCAAAATAATATCTCCTTCTTGAATCACCCGGGGTTCCTCTGGACGGTAGGTCCACGCTGGGAGTCCCCACCCTACAAACTCTGGTCCTGAGCCCATTAAGATCGCTGTCGTAAATCCGGCATGGGAAGCACAAGCGTTCATGGCCGCCGCATAGATCTCATTTTCCCTCACCCCGGGCCTGGCAGCTTCCAGCATGGCTTGACACATTTTTTCTCCAACGTTTGCAGACCATTTCAATACTTCGATTTCCTCTGCACTTTTCACGGAAGTCAGTTCGAAAAATTTGTTGCCGACCGGCTTAAAAGTCGTATTCGGCAATTGTTGCAAGATGGTTTGCCAAGTATTATAGGGGATTGCGCCATCGAAGTAATAGGGAGGATAGGGTTCCAGGCCAATGACGCCAATCGAATGATTATTAAGCCCTCTCTCTTCTATAATCCTGACAATATTTGTCCCCATTTTTCCGACATACATATTTTCTGGCCGTATCCAGCCTTGAGTGTTCGTATATCGAGCTTGAATATGATCTTCCACGGCGGTTGCTAAAAATACGACAGCGATAGGTTCTTCATTTTTCGGAAAAATGACAATGGACCCCGGACGTTCGTTCGTGAAATAGGTATCCGGGTTAAATACAGCCGGAAAGGCGCCTTCCCTGTCGCCATAGACAATCAAAGCATCCACATGCTCTTCTTCCATAAGTCGATTAGCAATGCTCCATCTGCGATCTCTTTCGGCAAGCGAGTAAGCAGGAATGGTCATATTAGACTCCCTTCACATTGATTTTGTTGCTGGAATCTTACAAGCTAAGTATATTTCATTCAACTGAATAATTCAATCAAATGAATTAATTATTGCTCCCATGCACCCAAAAGAACGGATAGGTTGGTTGAAAGGTGATGTATAATACATCTAACGAAGGGGTTCCTGCTTAGTCTTGACCTTCCTCCCGTGTTGTTCCCTTCGTATAACGATGAAGACAAGGGGGTAGGCGGACATGAACCCGATTCGAAAGCCTCGTTCTTTTCAAATCGCCTTGTTTTGGCGGCATTTTGCCAACTACTTCGTCATCATTCTCATTCCTGTCATTGTCGCCTGCGCGTTGGCCCACTTCCTGGTCGTCTCTCTGATTGAGAAGGATGCGCAGAAGCTGAACAATGTCGTCTTGAGCCATTTCTCCGAACAGACGGACACCGCCTTGAATGCCTTGAAAACGAATATGATCAATATGCTCAGCGCCTCCAATATCCGGAGTCTGTTGAAAGAGGCGGGGGATGATTCCCGTGACAACCAGCGGCGCATGGAGCTGATTCACTCTTTGCGGGAACAGTTAATCAAGCTTCAGTCTGATGAGCTGGTGACGAGAGCATATCTGTTTTTTGTTCATCATGATTTGGTCATTGACGCAGATACGTACACGGATAAGGCGTATTATTTCGATTTCCGCTATCCGATGAATGAGGC contains the following coding sequences:
- the pcp gene encoding pyroglutamyl-peptidase I encodes the protein MNTLLLTGFDPFGGEAINPSWEAVRALDGSTLGRYRVQAAQLPTSFARAGVTLREAMAVCNPAAVICVGQAGGRPDITLERVAINLADARIADNDGDQPTDDEVVPGGPAAYWTTLPVKALRRAVLEAGIPCSVSYTAGTFVCNAIFYTLMHELARRQEAERIPAGFIHIPFLPRQAAAYPGKPSMSLDAIVEGLRTVILHADAEEERGSSAGTLHG
- a CDS encoding ABC transporter permease, with the protein product MRLPIGNWVEEGVNWLGTNAEGFFQFLSKIIERSVESITDLLTWPSAYILIAIFTVLAFLIGRWSLSLLTLIGLFIIEALGYWEPTMSTLALVIVSTILSIVIGIPLGIACGRSDSVSRIVRPVLDFMQTMPAFVYLLPAVFLFGLGIVPGVIASVIFAVPPTIRLTELGIRQVPEDMMEAASAFGSTPMQTLWKVQLPVAMPTLMAGVNQTIMLSLSMVVIASMIGAQGIGAEVYRSVTQLKIGQGFEAGLAVVLLAIILDRFSQHSFKKNKSKKQGA
- a CDS encoding glycine betaine ABC transporter substrate-binding protein; protein product: MKHNRTRRWMLLGLIAMIGWTLAGCSGSSSPSGGTDGASSGDSQSASVGESVDYKIVGIDAGAGIMQATEQALQEYGLDKWKLIEGSGAAMTAALDKAIKKQEPIIITGWTPHWKFAKYDLKYLEDPKGVYGGDEQIHTIARKGLKEDDPNAHKVLDQFEWTADDMAQVMVAVHDGKNPEEAAKEWVEANADKADKWIEGAQPVDGKKLKLGYVAWDSEIASTNVIAYVLQEKLGYKVDLLQVEAGPMWTGVANGDVDAIVAAWLPTTHKDYYDKFKDQIDDLGPNLDGTKIGLVVPAYMDINSIEDLK
- a CDS encoding DUF441 domain-containing protein, encoding MAQLDISSLILLGLAGLGIISGNSTVTIAMVILLLLRVTHLQSLFPWIEKYGLTIGIIILTVGVMSPIASGSMSMETILQSFLHWKSLLAVAIGMLVAYLGGRGAHLMTQSPTIVAGLLIGTVLGVALFRGVPVGPLIAAGILSLLLGRS
- a CDS encoding ABC transporter ATP-binding protein yields the protein MLSVLFKLGWFFKEHKTRYIVGVVMLIVVGIIELVPPRILGQAIDDIVRGAITWDRLTYYLLLILGTMVVIYAITYVWMYQIFGGANLVERKLRSKLMRHFLKMTPPFFEKNRTGDLMARATNDLRSVSQTTGFGMLTLTDSTAFLVIVLFAMFMIQWKLTLAALLPLPFIAIAMNVFGQKIHERYMIAQDAFGDMNDQVLESVGGVRVIRAYVQETSDEGRFRDITQDVYNKNLAVARVDALFDPTIRLFIGLSYVIGLGYGAYLIIHNELSLGQLLAFNMYLGMMIWPMFAIGNLINVMQRGNASLDRVNEVLNYTPDVQDGEHTKDVSVPETMTWSNYKFRYPTSTTDNLDLGALTLRKGQTLGIVGRTGSGKSTFVKQLLREYPVGEGGFRINGIPAEQIPIDRLHSWIGYVPQEQILFSKTVKQNILFGRSGAGDDDVMNAIETASFTHDVPTLVHGVETLVGERGVALSGGQKQRVSLARAFIKDPEILILDDALSAVDARTEANIISNIREQRSGKTTLITTHRLSAVEHADWIIVLDDGKIIEEGTHDDLLKQDGWYKEQYERQQLESGL
- a CDS encoding ABC transporter ATP-binding protein, with product MEAEQQPSNPRHVGKRLWQYALQFKTSFIIGLLMLTVAVAAELSGPFIAKNIIDKHILGIEKPYYETSAEANGAILYEGRHFKREDRFKEGEAKGDQVRILQIGTQFVFVDGPIPSEMGDRQFEGGMLTIRDGTDTWSVPASPMSLSQLLTFYKPEIVSIIQNMALYVGLLLVSVVASYGQIMGLQTAANRVIRKLRGDVYAHVQRLPIPYFDNLPAGKVVSRVTNDTESVKDLFLSVLESFTSGIITITGIYVALFILDMKLALICMFILPLIYLWIVLYRKFATKYNKVIRSRLSSINAMINESIQGIPVIRSFRRQKDTMNEFEELNEEYLSYQNKMLNLNAFTSHNLVNVLRNIAFAVVLWFFGGASLSASGVITLGVLYAFADLLNRLFQPITGMVNQLANLDSSLVSAGRVFELMDEPGEPLDEGSMPRYKGHVEFDRVSFAYKEDYVLRDISFEAKPGQTVALVGHTGSGKSSIMNLLFRFYDPQRGEIRIDGTPTTSVPKQWIREHMGIVLQDPYLFTGTIASNVSLNDPRITRQKVEQALNAVGADRVLKHLPQGIDEPVIEKGSTLSAGQRQLISFARALAFEPAILILDEATANIDTETEALIQEALEVLKRGRTTFIIAHRLSTIRSADLILVLHRGEIVEQGTHDELMRLKGRYYKMYQLQQGSGALGQAPSEVQAEAPQNRTAAAIPSMP